Genomic DNA from Oryza sativa Japonica Group chromosome 5, ASM3414082v1:
ttatttttcgttcgtaaatatgccaaacgatggggccgAAGCAAGGTAAGTACTGTAGTAATATATGATAACAACTATGAGACTGAAGATAATCAGAATGTGTTAACTGAAACAGAAACAGAATGAACAAAATGATGATTCTCGCAAACATAAAGGCGGCAACCAATGCGGTTACGCATGTATGATGGAAATAGTCGCGGCCCATGAAAACTAAAATCCCTAATTAATCCCTAACGAAGACAGGGAAGAGCCATGGCCGCGATTCCGCGCGAACCCAAAACACTCGATGGTGAAACGAATCGCGTCTAATCCGTAACGAAGAGAAGCGCACGAACCAAACACCGTATCAAACGAATCGCGtccaaatcaaatcaaacaaaaacCGAAACTGCGCAATATAGATGgatggagagagggaggggaagagagagaggtagaGGAGGAGATTACCCCAGAACTCCAtcggaatcggcggcggcggcggcggcggcggaagaaccctagaaaagaaaagggaggtgggaggcggagctagggttTAAGGCTGTGAGGGGATTGGGAATGCGAGAGAAGTGATACGGGTTTTAAAAGGGCACCGGGCGAGCCCTGGCCGTCCGATGCCGCGCTCGGCGCTTCACGTCATCACAGCCGTTGGTTGGTACGCATTGGGCTTGGGCTGACTATGCTGCTGGGCCGTCCATTCACTCTTTTCTTTCATTTACTCTTTTCTTTtcgggcatgttcactttgataccattttcaaccttaccaaattttaataaagatataaaaaaagtggctacatttagtttgctaccaaattttggtaactatataagaaatcctatcaAATTTTTGGCTCATATACTACTACACGACAATTAGAATACACGTACTTGTTCATACATGAGAAGCAAACACAAGCCAACTTTCCAGTCAACACAAGAACTATTCTAGTACaggaaaggaaagaagaagCATTGAAGCTAAGTTACTATCGGATGTTTCACTGGACGTCGGAatgggttttcggacacgaataaaaaagcTAATTTCGTGTTCCTCCGCCTCTTTTTCTAcacacacgcttttcaaactgataaacggtgcgttttttttaaaaaaagtttctatacgaaagttgctttaaaaaatcatatcgatacatttttgaaaaaaaatatagctaatacttaattaatcatgtgctaatggaccACTCCGTTTTTTATGCGCACTGTGCGTGTTGGGAACCCATGgttccaaacacagcctaaggcctgtttagatccctcCTAGAATTTTACACCTtgtcatatcgaacgtttgaacatctgcatgaagtattaaatataggctaaaaaacaactaattgcacgattgcgactaatttacaagACTGAATCTTTTagacctaattgctccatgattcaACAATGAAGCacttgctccatgatttgacaatatggtgctccaataaacatgtgctaataacggattaattaggcttaataaattcattgcGGTTTACTAAcagattctataattagtttttttattagtgcccaaacatTCCATGCGACATCCTATACAATACCCAGTGTGACAAGCCAAAACTTACCCCCTAAACAAGAATGTTGTCACAAGCAGCAGGTAGTAGTATAGTACAACTAGTTCAACATGCTGACCTCTCAAGGCACGCAGGGAACAATGCATCAGTCTAATTATCTGGAAATAATTCTTGCGAGGTTGCCATCATTCAGTTTATATATATACCCTAAACTAGAACAGAGAACACAATTGTATcttgtttgttaaaaaaaataattctcaGCTGAtttaaccctaaaccctaaacccttaCTTCATCTGCCTGAAAGTAGAAAACCTTTAGCAGGTACTACTAATCGCATTCAATGTTTTTTTCCCACACTCAAACCTAGCTGTTCCTTCCACCTCCTGAGGCTGTTATCATTCTTCAGGGAAAATCAAGCCATCCATAACAAATGAAATGAAAGATTGTCTGCTAACCAACCTCTGTAATCATCATTTTACTTTGTGCTCTGCCCGCCCTTGTGTGTAAAGTGAGATAACTCATCTATATCAATATCACAACCCAGAACATTCATCTAAAAAACATTCATTTCAGTGATAATATTTGGTTGGAGATTGTACTGTGCACAAATGGTAATGCCAGTGATAATGGACCAAGACAAAAAAAAGGGATTTGTTTGGTACTCAAAGTTATGGTTTTCATACCAACTTCTCACCATAGCAATCAGAGAGCCAAGCAAACCAATCTTACTGaaccatcgtttcgcttattcgccTTATTTGCGGAATAGAATAAGCGAACCATCGTTTCACTTATTCACGGAATAgaataagcgaaacggcatatttacaaacgaagaggaatttgtgaataaaacttttatatgcgtGTTCTTatcgatctaaaagcaaaggctgaaaaataaattttgatgaaaaaacctcaaaatcaactccaaatttaaggttgaaaattcaaattttggctgataagcataagcataattGAAAAGATAAGGCCCTTACATATCCTTACACTGTAACAATTTcttaacaacaaaaaaaatattgcacaATAACAAGGAATCAAGAATGTACAAAAAAAGTACACAAAAAAGGAACCATTAAATGCACTGAACAAATGATGAATGGAACTTCTCTATAAACtgttcaaaacaaaacaaaaccttCTCTATAAACTGAATTTTGCTGCAAATTCAACTCCATAAACCCTATTCATTACAGTATCATTATTAGGAAGAAGGGGCACTTGTGTTCAAGAGGACTCAAACCCATGCATCTACACCTCCCACCAACTGAGCTTGATTGAAGGCGGTTCATAAACACATAATTGTATTATGCAGAACCAAAGCAGGCCACGTGAGAACAGCTAGTGTGCAGTAGTATAGTATGACTTGTCAGCCAAAACTCATATGAACAGAACAAATATTCATGCAGGACCTCATATAGGATATGGGAAGATATGAGAGAAACAAAGATTTTGATTAAATTCCTTGCTAAGTTGCTCGGCCTACAAGCGGTATAAATTAACTCAGCAACACAATAGGGCCAACCATTTTCTATGCAAATTGAGAGAAACATGCAGATTGAGCATGATTAGGGTATCTAGGGTAATCCTCACAGTAAAATGACAAGAGCACCAGACCTCATGGTCATGGACCAACAATTCTCCCCCCACAACCTATACTATGTCACAAAAGATATCTGGAATTATTTAAACCCCACAAATACTAATAACCATAAACAAACAAGCTGTGGCAGTAAAACTTCATATCATAAGAGCACATTCTAGGCTGAATTTGCACAATACAACAATGAATAGAAAAATACTTGCTAGATTAACCTTActattaataattaataagaAAGGAAATTCACCAAAATTACTTAAGATATAGGCATGGAAAAAACAGAGATATTGATTGAATGAAACACTAATGGATGTTCAAATTGGAAGTAAACATTGATGCATCTCATCACCACTGGGTGCACTAAAAGcaacatatatgatatatccagTCATTCCTAAAGGAACTATATGTGCTACCTAAggactattataaaaatttatccGAGAAGTGGATATCATTAAAAGCATACTCCAATGTTGATCTTGAGAAACTACTTAACAGCATGACAGTAATAATTTTGGTTGCAACATTTAACAGTTTTCACAGTATGTCTCCAGCTAAATCAGTGAATACACATTCACACCTGCAGGTAGTGCCAGCCATCCAGGTCCTCCCTTCTGTGCTGAGTGCTGACGCCAGCCACACTATGGATTAGCAGTGCGCAGGTCAGAGTTCATGCGATCAACTTCTGCATTAACACATGGCATTACACTTCCAGCCTCCACCGGATCAATCGATGTCTTCTCTTCAGAAACCACAACACCCCCAGCATCTGCAGGCCTAGTTTCTTTGTTCTCCACCGAAACTACAGCTGCAGTCTCTGGTTCCTTCCTTGCCAGTAAATCTGCATCTCCTTCGGGCTGAGCTGCTGTGACATCTCTTGACACCTGACCTGCAGCTTCTGCAAACACAGCTTGAAAGGAACTGTCCTTTCTTGGTCTTCCGCGACCTCTCTTGATCCCCATTGATTTAGCATCTCCAGTTTCAGCAGGCCTTGCTGCTGATGGTTTCTCCTTTTTTGGACGGCCACGGCCTCTCTTTCCCACCAATGTAGAAACTGTAGGTTCATTTTCCAATAGCACCTCCTTCCTAGGACTCCCAGGCCCTCTGTTCCCCATTGAAGAAGCACCATCAGAGAGCAGACACCTAACTTCACCTCCATTTTGAACGGCTCCAGCCTCACCTCCATCTGCAGTGTCTACCTGTGCTGCCACAACACCTCCAGCTTCCAGTGGCCTCTTCTTTCTTGGCCTCCCAGGCCCTCTCTTAGTCATTGCAGCACCGCCAGAGAGCACAGACCAAGATTGCAATGGTTTATCCTTTCTAGGGCGCCCACGGCCACGCTTCACTCCcaacacagcagcagcagtgggtGGCACTGACAGCACAGGAGGAGTGGCATTCTTGCGAGGGCGGCCTGGTCCACGTTTGAATCCAGACGGCCTCCCAGGTCCAGGCTTGACTAGAGGAGTGGCGTTCTTCCTTGGGCGTCCAACACCCCGCTTCAGTGGAGATGCAGGCGGCGGAGCAACGggagaggcagcagcagcagcattctTGCGCGGCCTCCCAGGTCCCCGCTTAACTCCCAGGCTCAACGGCGTAGCAGTGGCATTCTTGCGCGGTCTCCCAGGTCCCCGCTTCGCTCCCAGTCTCAACGGGGTAGCAGCAGCATTCTTGCGCGGCCTCCCAGGTCCCCGCTTCACTCCCAGTCTCAACGGGGTAGCAGCAGCATTCTTGCGCGGCCTCCCAGGTCCCCGCTTCACTCTCAGGCTCAACgccgtagcagcagcagcagcagaggaggtggaggaagcCACAGGGAGAGGGTTCTTCCGGGGTCGCCCGCGCCCAGGCTTCGCCTCAAGCACAGGAACCGGAAACAGGGCTGTATTCTTGCGGGGTCGGCCGGGTCCGCGCTTTtgaggcggcgcggaggaggaagctTTCTTGGGCggtcgtcctcgtccccgtcctcgagcggcggtggcggaggtggagaGAAGGTACGAGTGTCCAGACATGAGGAGAAGGCCCTGTGACctgaggcggcggaggtgaaCGGTGAGGAGCGCGTCGTGGTGAGAAGGGAGGCCGGAGAAGTTGTCGGAGATGTACTTGGCGATGGCACGGCGGCTGGAGATGATCGGATCTGGAAGCTCCTTGAGCGCCCGCAGGATCATCTGCACCAAATCAAGGAGATCTGGAGCAAGTGAGAAGTAAGAAGCATCCAGATGCATATGCTCGATTCAACCGACAAAAATACTAGTATAATTTTGGGATGGGGGGGAGTATCTGAGAGAGAATCTTGCCTCCTTGTAGGTCGGGtgggggcggccggcggcgcccggccccggcgccgacgaaggtgaggcgacggcgacgaccattTCCGTCCCCCGGTCTCTCGCTCGCtgcttttcctctttttttttcttttctttttcagtggGGATGGGGGATCGATCGACCGGATCGGGGGTGATGGTTTAGAGGCGGATCGCTGACGTGGGGTTAATTGCAATTACAAATTTGCCCAAGCCTAGCTACTAATTTAACCCTAACCTTACTCATTTGACCTCGTTTTTTCACTTCACCGTTAGCACTTcatttaggaaaaagaaaaaaaattgctagcacgaagtgaccaaaatacccctattACAAATCAACCCTATCCCCATCCTCACCTCGTCGCCTACTGAGCTGCAGCTGGGCGACGACGACACGCGGAGGcagggagcggcagcggcgcacggaggcagggggcggcggcgcacgcgggaAAGGAGGGAGCGTTGGCGTTTGCAATGACAATTATGTTAAAAAAACATGCACGCAGAACACAACATGACAttgattaaaatttgaaataaaagtaagataaatttcaaaattatataaaaaatgagAGTTCAAGGGAAATAATGTAATATAGAACGCAATGATGGTAAATGCTAAAAGAGGGATAGGGTAACGAGCTAGCAAGTAGTGTGATAGCGGTTGATGAAACAATAAAAACTATGAATAAACCTCTCTTACGATGACATTTAGGTTTGATATTTAGAATCCCAATAAAGATTGAGAGGAAAGGCGACTAACAATCCGTGAAGCAGCAAGGTCATGGTGGTTTATGAGACCTCTACAAAGTACAAAAATGAAACCCAGCTCACATTACTTATTGGTGaatgaacaatccaacactttgGCGATTTTTGCACGAGGGATAGGTTACAGCCCACCTGCAACCTATTGGGGCCTTGTCCGCAAAAATCGATTATGTACtattccctccattccataatataagacacaaccataatataagacataaTATAAAACTCTACACCATCAAGAActtagtactagacactactctttcaatacaaacaccacttttccatacttaaatttaatgctacttatctcacacgATATCTTGAATGTTGTGTAGAAAGCATGTCTCATGTAAGACCtagtttccttctctttcctcatttatttacTTGTTACATCAATTTTCATCGTttttatttaatgctatggacaccatccccgttattgggttgggaatggccagTCGAATTGCGATGGAGTGCGCCCTCAGTTGGATATAAAAATGAATTAGTGGCCGAGATCAGTAACAGCTATTAATGGTAGTTGCCAATAATGGAGGTTTAATTTGGAAACAAAGGAAAGAACGGCCATTCGCTCacctctcgatcgatcgacctgCCAACATCAACATGCAATCGGCCTCCTGTCCTGCTCCTGCTCTTGCTCTTGCCACCGGCCGTCCGGCTGAAAGGAAAACGAAGCAGCGATTGATAAGAGCAAGAACTACCACCTTGCAATCGTCCGGCCTCCATCATCTCTTTATCAATTTGCTTCCGCACGACGTCGCGTACGTCTCGTCTCGGTATATTTGTTACTCCTCCGGCTTTGATTTGATCATCTTTCAATCCCCGGATTTAAATTCTAAGCTAATAAGTCATCGTCGATATATCGGCTCATGCATGGCGCTATGTACTGTTAATTCCGTTCCTTCATTATATAGAGTATTTATTTCCGGTCATTCatgaactagctagctagctaaagtTACCCAAAAGTTCTTCAGAGTTGGTCGATCAatctctctttatttatttgCAGATCGATCAACCTTAGTAGTAGGCAGACGGCATACATACATCTTGCACACATGGAGGCCTTGCCAGATATCTATCCATTGACAGGGTTGCAAATCGGGTAACTAATTAAGTAGATATATTAATCGATCGACATGAATgccatgatgatgatgatttacATCGATTATAATTATGTTGTCTGCAGGGACATGCAATCTTACGTGTCACGGGCGTTCCTGTATTTTGCACCTCTCAGCAAGAAGGTGTTCATTCTGGTGGATAACCAGCCATGGCGGTCGAGCAAGCAATCTCGATCGGCAAGACTCTGGCAGTTCATGGTGACCAAGGTATACTAGCTAGTACTACCTTCAATTAATTCCTGCCTAGCTTATGGTCACGAGCTAGCTTCTCTCTCTAATTGCAGTACAGGATGTCTCCATTCGCAAACTCGAGGGCGCTCCCTTGCTCCGGCCGGAACACCtcgagcgccaccgccgccgccgcagcagcagccgacgGCGAGTGCagcatggcggcgcggcggtggttcGAGGTGGTGGACCTGAGGCTGGCGCTGCATGGGTTCCTAGTGTTCGAGGTGTCGTGGAGAGACGTGCACGGCATCAACTACCTGAACGAGCTGCTGACGGACACGTCGTTGGCGCTGGAGGCGAGGTACATGAAGAAATGGGAGTTCTACAGCGCGGAGCAGGCGGCCGGCTGCACCAAGCTCTGGTTCCTTGGCCGCGCCCCCGAGGCTGAGGCGCTGCGCGGCTACCTCACCACCCTCTACTCCCTGTCCCAAGACAACGTCGTTGATAACGACGACAAGGACAACAATAATAttaatactagtactagtaataTGCGGCGGCTGATTCATCAACAGATCCgacgttcgtcgtcgtcggagtcggACAAGAAGAAGGAGGACGCCGATGATGAGGATGATCAGGCGCcttcttcgtcttcttcctACACCGACACGCTGATCCTGCTCCGGTCCAGGGACAGCGCGCTGCCGATGAAGCTGAGGCAGATCATCATGTCGGACATCCGGCTGCTGACGCTGCTGGAGTCTGGCCTGCCGTCGTGGGTCATCTTCCTGCAGTCGTACCCGCTGCTGTGCCTGCTATACAGGCCGTGGATGAGGCCCCTGGCGCGGACGCTCTACCTGCTGGTCTCCCTGGCCACCGTCATCATCGGCTTCTACGACCTGTACAAGAACGTGCCGCTGCtcaaggccgcggcggcgcgcgtgtgTGGGCCGCTCTTCGGCTGGATCGAGACGTGGGACATGGTCACCCGGATCCAGTACCTGGGCACCATCCTCTTCCTCCGGAACCACCTGCGCAAGTGCCTGCAGGGGATGGTGGCCCTGCTGCGCATGGCCAGGGCGGTGCTCCGTCCGCTGTCGGCTCCGCTGTCGGCCATCGCGGGGCCCCTCCTGGCCGCCTGCGGCGAGGTATGCGAGCTGCTGGGCGACCTGGCGGAGGCGCTGTGGGCGCCCTTGGACGCCGTCCTGGACTGCCTCAACCCGCTGGTCCAGGCGCTGCTCCTTCCGCTGCGTTTCGCGGCCTCTCTTGCTTCCTGCGCGGGCTCGCTGCTCTCCAACACCTACAACTTCGGCAAGGACATCTGGGAGACGGTGAGCAGCATGTTCGAGCTCAACCACATGGCCGAGGCGCAGCACAGCGCCTTCGACGTCTCCTTGCTCAAGTCTCTCTGGAACGATCTCTTCTCCCAGGTACActactatatatacatatacactaTACTCCTAGCTAACTAGTACTATATCGATTCATACAATATCCCTCTGTGTATAATATACACCCATTTATATGTATAATTAATAGATCTTCCGGGCAATCAGGAGCATACTGAATGGTATACTGCTCTTCTTTGCATCTTGCAACAGGCATAGGCTCAGGTAACCCTACTACAAGCTTAATTAATTCGGAATTGCTAAAGCTATGTCGATAGAAAATCATACctcaaatcttgcaaattttggaTCACTGGATGTGCTTCACGATTCGTgctcttctcc
This window encodes:
- the LOC9268609 gene encoding uncharacterized protein isoform X1, with amino-acid sequence MVVAVASPSSAPGPGAAGRPHPTYKEMILRALKELPDPIISSRRAIAKYISDNFSGLPSHHDALLTVHLRRLRSQGLLLMSGHSYLLSTSATAARGRGRGRPPKKASSSAPPQKRGPGRPRKNTALFPVPVLEAKPGRGRPRKNPLPVASSTSSAAAAATALSLRVKRGPGRPRKNAAATPLRLGVKRGPGRPRKNAAATPLRLGAKRGPGRPRKNATATPLSLGVKRGPGRPRKNAAAAASPVAPPPASPLKRGVGRPRKNATPLVKPGPGRPSGFKRGPGRPRKNATPPVLSVPPTAAAVLGVKRGRGRPRKDKPLQSWSVLSGGAAMTKRGPGRPRKKRPLEAGGVVAAQVDTADGGEAGAVQNGGEVRCLLSDGASSMGNRGPGSPRKEVLLENEPTVSTLVGKRGRGRPKKEKPSAARPAETGDAKSMGIKRGRGRPRKDSSFQAVFAEAAGQVSRDVTAAQPEGDADLLARKEPETAAVVSVENKETRPADAGGVVVSEEKTSIDPVEAGSVMPCVNAEVDRMNSDLRTANP
- the LOC9268609 gene encoding origin recognition complex subunit 4 isoform X2; this translates as MILRALKELPDPIISSRRAIAKYISDNFSGLPSHHDALLTVHLRRLRSQGLLLMSGHSYLLSTSATAARGRGRGRPPKKASSSAPPQKRGPGRPRKNTALFPVPVLEAKPGRGRPRKNPLPVASSTSSAAAAATALSLRVKRGPGRPRKNAAATPLRLGVKRGPGRPRKNAAATPLRLGAKRGPGRPRKNATATPLSLGVKRGPGRPRKNAAAAASPVAPPPASPLKRGVGRPRKNATPLVKPGPGRPSGFKRGPGRPRKNATPPVLSVPPTAAAVLGVKRGRGRPRKDKPLQSWSVLSGGAAMTKRGPGRPRKKRPLEAGGVVAAQVDTADGGEAGAVQNGGEVRCLLSDGASSMGNRGPGSPRKEVLLENEPTVSTLVGKRGRGRPKKEKPSAARPAETGDAKSMGIKRGRGRPRKDSSFQAVFAEAAGQVSRDVTAAQPEGDADLLARKEPETAAVVSVENKETRPADAGGVVVSEEKTSIDPVEAGSVMPCVNAEVDRMNSDLRTANP
- the LOC9271168 gene encoding uncharacterized protein; protein product: MQSASCPAPALALATGRPAERKTKQRLIRARTTTLQSSGLHHLFINLLPHDVAYVSSRSINLSSRQTAYIHLAHMEALPDIYPLTGLQIGDMQSYVSRAFLYFAPLSKKVFILVDNQPWRSSKQSRSARLWQFMVTKYRMSPFANSRALPCSGRNTSSATAAAAAAADGECSMAARRWFEVVDLRLALHGFLVFEVSWRDVHGINYLNELLTDTSLALEARYMKKWEFYSAEQAAGCTKLWFLGRAPEAEALRGYLTTLYSLSQDNVVDNDDKDNNNINTSTSNMRRLIHQQIRRSSSSESDKKKEDADDEDDQAPSSSSSYTDTLILLRSRDSALPMKLRQIIMSDIRLLTLLESGLPSWVIFLQSYPLLCLLYRPWMRPLARTLYLLVSLATVIIGFYDLYKNVPLLKAAAARVCGPLFGWIETWDMVTRIQYLGTILFLRNHLRKCLQGMVALLRMARAVLRPLSAPLSAIAGPLLAACGEVCELLGDLAEALWAPLDAVLDCLNPLVQALLLPLRFAASLASCAGSLLSNTYNFGKDIWETVSSMFELNHMAEAQHSAFDVSLLKSLWNDLFSQIFRAIRSILNGILLFFASCNRHRLSIYNHVQARLRHMLHVSRLAPYSCPCKTKRRLEGHDKDEDDVVECDICK